The following proteins are encoded in a genomic region of Thermoplasmata archaeon:
- a CDS encoding MaoC family dehydratase — protein MVEEGPFFEDFHPGMKVQSRIGRTITETDNVWFTLLTGNSNQIHFNQDYTRKTFPGEPFRGRLVVNGFLTIAIAAGLLVDATSRNGFQVGMENVKFLEPVFHGDTLYSEAEVTQVRESRTRAGFGLVTLRTRGRNERGQTVVEFDRVFMVRKRGVTWDVDRAH, from the coding sequence GTGGTCGAGGAGGGTCCGTTCTTCGAGGACTTCCATCCGGGGATGAAGGTCCAGAGCCGGATCGGGCGGACGATCACGGAGACGGACAACGTCTGGTTCACCCTGCTCACGGGGAACTCGAACCAGATCCACTTCAATCAAGACTACACCCGGAAGACGTTTCCCGGGGAACCGTTCCGCGGACGTCTGGTCGTCAACGGGTTCCTGACGATCGCGATCGCGGCGGGACTGCTCGTGGACGCGACGAGCCGAAACGGTTTCCAGGTAGGGATGGAGAATGTGAAGTTCCTCGAGCCCGTATTCCACGGGGACACCCTATACTCGGAGGCCGAGGTCACCCAGGTCCGCGAGTCGCGGACCCGGGCAGGTTTCGGCTTGGTGACCTTGCGCACGAGGGGTCGGAATGAGCGCGGGCAGACCGTCGTCGAATTCGACCGGGTCTTCATGGTCCGGAAGCGCGGGGTGACGTGGGATGTCGACCGGGCCCACTGA
- a CDS encoding acyl-CoA dehydrogenase family protein encodes MSTGPTDAQELIRSNVARLMDAYGPDYWKGLEEHEAYPEAFVKEFEGLGFGGLLVPQEYGGPGGTLSDAVRVLEEIHARGGNAQPFHGQYYLSFLVSRFAAPDLRKKVLGPLAKGELRMQSFALTEAEAGSDTARIRTTARPRGDGYVVSGRKMFVSRVEQSDLMVLVARTAPLDEVAGRTKGLSLFLLDLREAKGIERTRVRTMFNSQTYEVFFNDVEIPGDARIGEEGRGFEYLLHVLNPERMLIASECLGDARWFIDRATEYAKHRVVFGKPIGSYQGVQFPIAEAYAELVAADLVRWEAVRRYEADADSRDVGKYANLAKYLASQCSWHAGNVAMDVHGGYGMTRDMHIERKLRETRLYQVAPVANNLVLGYVAHSVLGLPKSY; translated from the coding sequence ATGTCGACCGGGCCCACTGACGCCCAGGAGCTCATCCGGTCGAACGTCGCGCGCCTCATGGACGCGTACGGCCCGGACTACTGGAAGGGCCTCGAGGAGCACGAGGCGTATCCGGAGGCCTTCGTGAAGGAGTTCGAAGGCCTCGGCTTCGGCGGCCTCCTGGTGCCGCAGGAATACGGCGGCCCGGGCGGCACCCTCTCCGACGCCGTCCGCGTCCTCGAGGAGATTCACGCCCGCGGCGGGAACGCGCAGCCGTTCCACGGGCAGTACTACCTGTCCTTCCTGGTGTCCCGCTTCGCCGCGCCCGACTTGAGGAAGAAGGTCCTCGGCCCCCTCGCGAAAGGCGAGCTGCGGATGCAGAGCTTCGCACTCACGGAGGCCGAAGCGGGGAGCGACACGGCCCGCATCCGCACGACGGCCCGGCCCCGCGGCGACGGATACGTCGTGAGCGGTAGGAAGATGTTCGTCTCCCGGGTCGAACAGAGCGACCTCATGGTCCTCGTGGCCCGCACGGCACCCCTCGACGAGGTCGCGGGACGCACGAAGGGGCTCAGCCTGTTCCTCCTCGATCTGCGCGAGGCGAAGGGGATCGAGCGCACGCGTGTGCGGACGATGTTCAACAGCCAGACCTACGAGGTGTTCTTCAATGACGTCGAGATCCCGGGCGACGCGCGGATTGGCGAGGAGGGCCGCGGCTTCGAGTACCTGCTCCACGTCCTCAACCCGGAGCGGATGCTGATCGCCTCGGAGTGCCTCGGCGACGCCCGCTGGTTCATCGACCGGGCGACGGAATACGCGAAGCACCGCGTCGTCTTCGGGAAGCCCATCGGGAGCTACCAAGGGGTGCAATTCCCCATCGCAGAGGCGTACGCGGAGCTCGTGGCCGCGGATCTCGTCCGCTGGGAGGCCGTGCGGCGGTACGAGGCGGACGCGGACTCCCGGGACGTCGGGAAGTACGCCAACCTCGCCAAGTACCTCGCCTCCCAGTGCTCCTGGCATGCGGGCAACGTGGCCATGGACGTCCACGGCGGCTACGGCATGACGAGGGACATGCACATCGAACGCAAGCTTCGGGAGACGAGGCTCTACCAGGTGGCGCCTGTCGCGAACAACCTGGTCCTGGGCTACGTGGCGCACAGCGTCCTCGGCCTCCCCAAATCGTACTAG
- a CDS encoding CoA ester lyase produces the protein MKRRSQLYVPANNPRMLEKAATLEADSVILDLEDAIPPEQKVPTRGTLAADIRRIAWGRREVCVRVNGLGSPEGPEDVKVVSREGRVDALVIPKAEGDLSPVSRDTGKNLVPLIETALGLTRIEDVVRSEGVVAVSYGAGDLAVSVGGDIRAYARNVYVKTRIVTVASAYGVDAIDRVYFDLEDVDGFRSEALESRGLGYVGKQVVHPRQVTLANAIYAPDPKEVAWARQVVDAYESAARNGRGAIRVRDQVVDAVHYRWAQKVLERAGT, from the coding sequence ATGAAACGCCGGAGCCAGCTGTACGTGCCCGCGAACAACCCGCGGATGCTGGAGAAGGCGGCCACCCTGGAGGCCGACTCCGTGATCCTGGACCTGGAGGACGCCATCCCTCCCGAGCAGAAGGTCCCGACCCGGGGCACGCTCGCCGCGGACATCCGGCGCATCGCGTGGGGACGGCGCGAGGTCTGCGTGCGCGTGAACGGGCTCGGGAGCCCCGAGGGACCTGAAGACGTGAAGGTCGTGAGCCGGGAGGGCCGTGTGGACGCCCTCGTGATTCCCAAGGCGGAGGGCGACCTGTCCCCCGTCTCCCGGGACACGGGGAAGAACCTGGTCCCTCTGATCGAGACCGCCCTCGGCCTCACTCGCATCGAGGATGTGGTGCGCAGCGAGGGCGTGGTCGCCGTGAGCTACGGGGCGGGAGACCTTGCGGTCTCCGTCGGCGGCGACATCCGGGCGTACGCGCGGAATGTCTACGTGAAGACCCGGATCGTCACGGTCGCCTCGGCGTACGGGGTGGACGCGATCGATCGGGTGTACTTCGACCTCGAGGACGTCGACGGGTTCCGCTCGGAAGCCCTTGAGTCCCGGGGCCTGGGCTACGTCGGGAAGCAGGTCGTGCACCCGCGGCAGGTCACCCTGGCCAACGCGATCTACGCTCCCGATCCCAAGGAGGTGGCCTGGGCTCGGCAGGTTGTGGACGCGTACGAGTCCGCCGCCCGGAACGGCAGAGGGGCCATCCGGGTCCGCGACCAGGTCGTCGACGCGGTCCACTATCGGTGGGCGCAGAAGGTCCTCGAGCGGGCCGGTACCTGA
- a CDS encoding acetyl-CoA hydrolase/transferase C-terminal domain-containing protein encodes MSNRVRPTSLRSRVMDAAEAVERFVPERGSIAFSCMGGSSLAKEVPDALGRAAASGRGFNLTLLTGGATTERFERAIAPVGIRRRFPYLSGPARKGVNDGRVEFFDPRIGEVPEFVRRGIFTGGKPIDVSVIEATAIGERGHVIPSLSLDALPAFVEASRHVIIEVNERKPDLTGLHDVYRVRPGVPIPIRGVRDRVGTPYVTVPPSKIAAIVITDRKEEASAAYSGTVPADRQIADAVAGFLEADLKSGDAGRFALQLGAGPLAAALLDALPFRDLDIWTEGIPARWAEAVGDRVRGISTTAMYLLPGDEGVLDEVFARIEAVRKRIVLRPYDVSNSLEVIARLNLITVQQALEVDLFGGANTSHIGSAIHNGVGGSPDFDRAARLVVVAMPSTAGGGRFSRIVPFASSPDIPRQDVDVLITDQGCADLRGKSARERAEAIIDRCSHPAFRDRLWEYYRVARAKGGHLPIDWEAAARFRDGDERR; translated from the coding sequence ATGAGCAATCGAGTTCGTCCTACATCGCTGCGTTCCCGGGTCATGGATGCCGCGGAGGCCGTGGAGCGCTTCGTGCCGGAGCGCGGCTCCATCGCCTTCTCTTGCATGGGCGGATCCTCCCTAGCCAAGGAGGTCCCCGACGCGCTTGGCCGGGCAGCTGCGTCGGGTCGTGGATTCAACCTCACCCTGCTCACGGGCGGCGCAACGACCGAGCGCTTCGAGCGCGCGATCGCGCCCGTCGGTATCCGTCGCCGATTCCCCTACCTGAGCGGACCTGCGCGGAAAGGTGTGAACGACGGCCGCGTCGAGTTCTTCGATCCCCGGATCGGCGAGGTCCCCGAGTTCGTCCGCCGCGGCATCTTCACGGGAGGGAAGCCCATCGACGTCTCGGTCATCGAGGCCACGGCCATCGGCGAGCGCGGGCATGTGATCCCGTCGCTGTCCCTGGACGCCCTCCCTGCATTCGTGGAAGCGAGCCGGCACGTCATCATTGAGGTCAACGAGCGGAAGCCCGACCTGACCGGGCTGCACGACGTCTACCGAGTGCGTCCCGGTGTGCCCATCCCCATCCGGGGCGTCCGCGACCGGGTCGGCACGCCGTACGTGACCGTGCCGCCTTCCAAGATCGCGGCCATCGTGATCACGGACCGGAAGGAGGAAGCCTCCGCGGCCTACAGCGGCACGGTGCCCGCGGACCGCCAAATCGCGGACGCGGTCGCGGGCTTCCTCGAGGCGGACCTCAAATCCGGGGATGCCGGTCGCTTCGCGCTCCAGCTGGGCGCCGGGCCTCTCGCGGCCGCCCTCCTCGATGCGCTCCCCTTCCGGGATCTCGACATCTGGACGGAGGGCATCCCCGCGCGGTGGGCGGAGGCCGTCGGCGACAGGGTCCGCGGAATCAGCACGACGGCCATGTACCTGCTCCCCGGGGATGAGGGTGTGCTCGACGAGGTCTTCGCACGCATCGAGGCCGTCCGAAAGCGCATTGTGCTCCGGCCCTACGACGTGTCAAACAGCCTGGAGGTCATCGCCCGCCTCAACCTGATCACGGTCCAGCAGGCCCTCGAGGTCGACCTCTTCGGAGGCGCGAACACGTCCCACATCGGGAGCGCAATCCACAACGGCGTGGGCGGGTCGCCGGACTTCGACCGCGCAGCCCGCTTGGTCGTCGTGGCCATGCCGTCCACCGCGGGCGGGGGCCGCTTCTCCCGCATCGTGCCCTTCGCGTCCAGCCCGGACATCCCGCGGCAGGACGTGGACGTCCTGATCACGGACCAAGGATGCGCGGACCTTCGGGGCAAGTCCGCGCGGGAGCGCGCGGAGGCAATCATCGATCGCTGCAGCCACCCCGCGTTCCGCGACCGACTGTGGGAGTACTACCGCGTCGCGCGCGCGAAGGGCGGCCACCTTCCCATCGACTGGGAGGCCGCGGCGCGTTTCCGGGACGGGGACGAGCGCCGGTGA
- a CDS encoding MFS transporter, translated as MGGKPVSSGGADSAAVSRRFFRRARIRNPWVIVTLSSAAFFMSYFGRMIWSVFDVYATSLRPTLFEDSLVFSLFFVGYVAVQVPAGLVADRVRPNLVTGVSLIAVGLALLLGGSAEGMAVEYLSSLLMGLAAGWIYPDTVRALTALFPSRERRAVAMGYYSLAWPMSVFLLGIVLPITAVAVGWRGGYTLVALVAILLGVVYLFIDVEVFRPQRASLAFLITRNSLLIAFGGFAFFLPYWAVTLFAFDYFVGTGMAAFPAGLAVAFLALAGIPSTLVSGYVMNRVGIRRAAVSSLILYGVAFLLLAAFQDFFVILGVALAMGFFRFLVTPINAEIVSEIGEERAGHVTGFANVFWQLSGVVAPILAAFVISGFGYAVCWYAMGALVFVAAAIYARIGIPRPSAPAST; from the coding sequence ATGGGAGGCAAGCCGGTTTCGTCGGGCGGAGCCGATAGCGCGGCGGTCTCCCGGCGCTTCTTCCGGCGTGCGAGGATCCGGAATCCCTGGGTCATCGTGACCCTCTCCTCCGCCGCGTTCTTCATGAGCTACTTCGGGCGGATGATCTGGAGCGTCTTCGACGTCTACGCGACCTCCTTGCGGCCCACGCTCTTCGAGGATTCCTTGGTCTTCTCCCTCTTCTTCGTGGGCTACGTGGCCGTCCAGGTTCCCGCGGGGCTCGTGGCCGACCGAGTTCGGCCGAACCTCGTCACCGGAGTCTCCCTGATCGCGGTCGGCCTCGCCCTGCTCTTAGGCGGCTCCGCGGAGGGCATGGCCGTCGAATATCTGTCGAGTCTCCTGATGGGCCTCGCGGCCGGCTGGATCTACCCGGACACGGTTCGGGCCTTGACCGCACTGTTTCCGTCCCGGGAGCGGCGTGCAGTTGCTATGGGCTACTACAGCCTGGCGTGGCCCATGTCCGTCTTCCTCCTTGGAATCGTCCTTCCGATTACCGCGGTCGCCGTGGGATGGCGCGGCGGGTACACCCTCGTGGCCCTGGTCGCTATCCTCCTCGGCGTCGTCTACCTCTTCATCGACGTGGAGGTCTTCCGGCCTCAGCGGGCCAGCCTAGCCTTCCTGATTACTCGGAATTCGCTGCTCATCGCGTTCGGGGGCTTCGCGTTCTTCCTTCCATACTGGGCGGTCACCCTCTTCGCTTTCGACTACTTCGTCGGGACGGGCATGGCCGCCTTCCCCGCGGGCCTCGCCGTCGCCTTCCTTGCGCTCGCCGGAATCCCGTCGACCCTGGTCTCGGGATACGTGATGAACCGGGTGGGAATCCGTCGCGCGGCGGTGTCCTCCCTAATCCTCTACGGGGTCGCTTTCCTCCTTCTCGCCGCGTTCCAGGATTTCTTCGTGATCCTGGGCGTCGCCCTGGCCATGGGATTCTTCCGCTTCCTCGTGACCCCGATCAACGCGGAGATCGTGTCCGAGATCGGGGAAGAGCGGGCGGGCCACGTCACGGGATTCGCGAATGTCTTCTGGCAGCTGAGCGGCGTCGTCGCGCCAATCCTCGCCGCGTTCGTGATCTCCGGGTTTGGGTATGCGGTGTGCTGGTACGCGATGGGCGCCTTGGTGTTCGTCGCAGCTGCGATCTACGCGCGGATCGGAATCCCCCGCCCATCCGCGCCTGCTTCTACGTAG
- the glmS gene encoding glutamine--fructose-6-phosphate transaminase (isomerizing): MCGIIGYAGQRDALPILLDGLKRLEYRGYDSAGVAIVGSGLQIAKDKGFIANLEAQLPQMHGATGLAHTRWATHGAPSKVNSHPHTDCTGKIALAHNGIIENYSALREKLEGEGHVFRTETDTESLVHLIESFYHGDLEDAVRKALAEVRGSYAIAVVHEDEPGRVIGARNESPLVVGIAPDETFLASDVPALLKYTDKVVYVMDKEMVVLTPQRATVKDLQGKVVSREPQRILWNLEDAEKGGFEHFMIKEIHETPKAIHETLLGRVANLEVDGFLAEDVTNVKLVACGTSYHAALVGKYIFEEIAHIPASAELASEYRYMQAATERPLVVLISQSGETADTLGAAREAKRRGCKTLGICNVIGSSLSREADKTIYTRAGVEIGVAATKTFVAQLIVLYLVALRMGLDRGTLGYEEAERLKDELRSLPRAVLAVLNKETEIRDLAEVYGKDARDVFYLGRHVNYPVAMEGALKLKEISYVHAEAYAAGELKHGPLALITKDTPVLAIAVDDPTYEKMRSNVGEVNARGAKILGIGTEGDRELPKFVDDLVAVPRTSWIFSPVPVSVALFLFAYHVARLRGCPIDKPRNLAKSVTVE; the protein is encoded by the coding sequence ATGTGCGGCATCATCGGCTATGCGGGACAGCGGGACGCGCTGCCCATCCTCCTGGACGGCCTCAAGCGCCTGGAGTACCGCGGGTACGACAGCGCGGGCGTCGCAATCGTCGGGAGTGGCCTTCAGATCGCGAAGGACAAGGGCTTCATCGCGAACCTCGAGGCCCAGCTCCCTCAGATGCACGGGGCGACGGGCCTGGCGCACACGCGGTGGGCGACCCACGGCGCGCCGTCCAAGGTGAACTCCCACCCGCACACGGACTGCACGGGGAAGATCGCCCTCGCGCACAACGGGATCATCGAGAACTACTCCGCGCTCCGGGAGAAGCTCGAAGGGGAGGGGCATGTGTTCCGAACGGAGACCGACACGGAGAGCCTCGTCCACCTGATCGAATCCTTCTACCATGGGGACCTCGAGGACGCCGTGCGGAAGGCGCTCGCGGAGGTCCGCGGCTCGTACGCGATCGCCGTCGTGCACGAGGACGAGCCCGGCAGGGTGATCGGAGCGCGGAACGAGAGCCCGCTCGTCGTCGGCATCGCGCCGGACGAGACCTTCTTGGCGTCCGATGTCCCGGCGCTGCTCAAGTACACGGACAAGGTCGTCTACGTGATGGACAAGGAGATGGTCGTCCTCACGCCGCAGCGGGCGACCGTGAAGGACCTCCAGGGCAAGGTGGTCTCCCGCGAACCCCAGCGGATCCTCTGGAACCTGGAAGACGCGGAGAAGGGCGGGTTCGAGCACTTCATGATCAAGGAGATCCACGAAACGCCCAAGGCGATCCACGAGACCCTCCTCGGGCGCGTCGCGAACCTCGAGGTCGACGGGTTCCTTGCCGAGGACGTCACGAACGTGAAGCTCGTGGCGTGCGGCACATCCTACCACGCCGCCCTCGTGGGCAAGTACATCTTCGAGGAGATCGCGCACATCCCCGCGAGCGCGGAGCTCGCCTCGGAGTACCGGTACATGCAGGCCGCGACGGAGCGCCCCCTCGTGGTCCTGATCTCCCAGAGCGGCGAGACGGCGGACACGCTTGGCGCGGCCCGGGAGGCGAAGCGCCGCGGCTGCAAGACGCTCGGGATCTGCAACGTGATCGGCTCAAGCCTTTCCCGGGAGGCGGACAAGACGATCTACACCCGCGCCGGGGTCGAGATCGGCGTCGCCGCGACGAAGACGTTCGTGGCGCAACTCATCGTCCTGTACCTCGTCGCGCTTCGGATGGGTCTGGACCGAGGCACCTTGGGCTACGAGGAGGCGGAGCGGCTGAAGGACGAGCTGCGCTCCCTCCCCCGTGCCGTCCTGGCCGTGCTGAACAAGGAGACGGAGATCCGGGACCTCGCCGAGGTGTACGGGAAGGACGCGAGGGACGTGTTCTACCTGGGCCGGCACGTGAACTATCCCGTCGCCATGGAGGGGGCCCTCAAGCTCAAGGAGATCTCCTACGTCCACGCGGAGGCGTACGCGGCGGGAGAGCTCAAGCACGGTCCTCTCGCCCTGATCACGAAGGACACCCCGGTCCTCGCGATCGCCGTGGACGACCCGACCTACGAAAAGATGCGGTCCAACGTGGGCGAGGTGAACGCCCGCGGCGCCAAGATCCTGGGCATCGGCACCGAGGGCGACCGGGAGCTACCCAAGTTCGTGGACGACCTGGTCGCGGTCCCGCGGACGTCTTGGATCTTCTCCCCGGTCCCCGTGAGCGTGGCCCTCTTCCTGTTCGCGTACCACGTCGCTCGTTTGCGCGGTTGCCCGATCGACAAGCCCCGCAACCTGGCGAAGAGCGTCACCGTGGAATGA